In Mastacembelus armatus chromosome 5, fMasArm1.2, whole genome shotgun sequence, a single genomic region encodes these proteins:
- the LOC113130464 gene encoding uncharacterized protein LOC113130464, translated as MEEAYIELYQQFLRLRSLCLRQAALLHQLTTALQKQQGGTVPNGQLSDMMSSPVRCTQETPVYFHEKPQPLTATLENPGAQCGVSRLSRNVGTYSDLLTEDMAKLSVDVTHQRKEDGMLEQLVAPLVTLDTSRLQGATFHEPRAPGQADHPGRSRAVHTVRMPVTDSPTLVGDFLSQSGGLLMSDVVLQSHVCEFCQAVFPGDTTTRGEFLRHLHTHIT; from the exons ATGGAGGAAGCATACATTGAATTGTACCAGCAGTTTCTACGCCTGAGGTCACTTTGCCTGAGACAGGCAGCTCTGTTGCATCAACTCACGACAGCCCTGCAGAAACAACAAG GTGGCACCGTTCCTAATGGACAGCTGAGTGATATGATGTCCAGCCCTGTCCGGTGTACCCAAGAAACCCCTGTGTATTTCCACGAGAAGCCTCAACCACTAACAGCCACTTTAGAAAACCCCGGAGCACAGTGCGGTGTCAGTCGCCTCTCCAGAAATGTGGGGACTTACTCTGATCTCCTCACAGAAGACATGGCCAAGCTCTCAGTGGATGTGACTCATCAGAGAAAAGAGGATGGGATGTTGGAGCAACTGGTCGCACCTCTAGTAACCCTGGACACCTCAAGGTTGCAAGGAGCCACTTTCCATGAACCCAGAGCTCCAGGACAAGCAGATCATCCTGGGAGAAGCAGGGCTGTGCACACAGTCCGG ATGCCAGTGACGGACAGTCCCACCCTGGTCGGTGACTTCCTGAGCCAGTCTGGTGGGTTGCTGATGTCGGACGTGGTGCTGCAGTCTCATGTTTGTGAGTTCTGCCAGGCAGTTTTCCCCGGAGACACGACCACCAGAGGAGAGTTCCTACGACATCTCCACACTCACATCACCTAG